In the genome of Natronorubrum aibiense, the window AGGGCAGCGACGACTACATGGTCGCTGGACGGACCATCGGCCCATTCGTCAACGGGTCTGCGGTCTCAGCTACCTGGGAAAGTTTAGCGACGTTCATGGGTGTCGTCGCACTGATGGTCCAAGTCCAGATTCCGTTCCTGGCAGTGTGGACTAACTTCCTGCTGTCGATCCCACTGATCGTCATTCTGTACGGCCAGACGCTACGCCGACTCGGCTCGTACACGCCGGCGACGTTCTGTAAGGATCGCTACGGCAACACGATGTCAGTCGTGATGGCGCTGCTCATCGTGTTCGTCATGTTGATGTACGCCCTCGGTCAGTTCATCGGGCTGGCACAGGTCGCCGAGATTCTGTTCGGGTGGGACTACACGCTCTCACTGTTCGTCATCGCCGTGTTGGTTACCGGATACGTCGTGATCGCCGGGATGTGGGGTGTGTCGTACAACTCCGCCCTGCAGTTCTGGATCATGCTCACCGCCGCGTTCATCCCGATGATGTTCGTTCTGAATCAACTCGGTTCGTCCGGTTGGTACTTCCCACCGCTTGGTTACGGTGACCTCGTGCCGGAAATGCAACAGACGAATCCCGGCTTCTTCGACATGACGTTCGATACGCGGTGGTACTTCGCGATGTTTCTGGCGATGGCGCTGGGGCCGATCGGGATGCCCCACCTCGCCCAGCGGATCTTTACCAGCCGCAGCGTCGAAGCCGGGCGGAAAACCGTCTTCTGGTTCGTCCTCGTGACGGGCCTGATGTTCGCGACGATCTACTCCGTCGCGTTCGCCGGCGTCTACTGGCTCGGGCAAGAAGGGTTCGAAGTCGCCGAAGCCGACTTCGACAAAATGATCTTCTACCTGAACTTCGCGTTCAACGGTGATTCGATCACCGGCTACGTCGTCGCCGGTGCAATCGCGGGCGGACTCTCGACCGTCAGCGGTCACATGCTCGCGATCAGCGCCGCGGTCGCAAACGACGTCATCGAAGCTTTCGAACTCGAGGTCACCGAAGATCGCAAGACACAGTTCGGCTACGCCGCCGTCATCGCGTCCGGACTGATCGTTGCCCTGATCGCACTCAGTCCGCCGGCGTTCCTCGTCGTCAGTATCCTCTGGGCGTTCGCCATCAGTGCCGCAGCGATCACCCCCGTGATCGTCCTCGGCGTCTGGTCCGCCCGCGTGAACCGATACGGTGCACTCGCCTCGAGTGCCGTCGGCTTTCTGACCGTCCTCGTACTCTCGCCGCACGCGTTCGGCAGCATCGGTGCCGGAGCCGAGGGACTCACGGCACAGCTCGGTATCGACGCGATCATGATCGCGTTCCCGCTGTCGATCCTGACGTTCGTCGTCGTCTCACTGATTGCGGAACGCGTCGGCTCGCTGAACGTCGATCCGGAATCGAACCGCAACCTGATCAACGAAATGCACGGCTACCCTGACGACGACGTCGACCGCTTTACCAGCGCGACGCCGCTGATCGTCCTCGCTGTGTTGATGCTGCCGATCCTCTGGTGGGGCATACAACCCTGGTAGCCTGTTCAAGCCTCTCATAGTATATGCAGCTCTTTGGCTCCAAACTCGGAACGGTG includes:
- a CDS encoding sodium:solute symporter family protein, which codes for MTMIEPLALQQTGEYPFQETFTDLVIPIGIIVVMFLVFYGISYYMKSNIQGSDDYMVAGRTIGPFVNGSAVSATWESLATFMGVVALMVQVQIPFLAVWTNFLLSIPLIVILYGQTLRRLGSYTPATFCKDRYGNTMSVVMALLIVFVMLMYALGQFIGLAQVAEILFGWDYTLSLFVIAVLVTGYVVIAGMWGVSYNSALQFWIMLTAAFIPMMFVLNQLGSSGWYFPPLGYGDLVPEMQQTNPGFFDMTFDTRWYFAMFLAMALGPIGMPHLAQRIFTSRSVEAGRKTVFWFVLVTGLMFATIYSVAFAGVYWLGQEGFEVAEADFDKMIFYLNFAFNGDSITGYVVAGAIAGGLSTVSGHMLAISAAVANDVIEAFELEVTEDRKTQFGYAAVIASGLIVALIALSPPAFLVVSILWAFAISAAAITPVIVLGVWSARVNRYGALASSAVGFLTVLVLSPHAFGSIGAGAEGLTAQLGIDAIMIAFPLSILTFVVVSLIAERVGSLNVDPESNRNLINEMHGYPDDDVDRFTSATPLIVLAVLMLPILWWGIQPW